AGCCTCATTGTCAGCATTAGTAAGCTGCCACAAAAATGTAAACAGTTTGACCCAATAAGAACAGACATTAAAACAAAAGTAAATTCTAAGTGATAGCACGGAATTCAGGTAACATTAACACCCCAACCTCAAAACAGTTACAGTAGACCATCATTCAGTCGCTAGTTAAGCACCAACAAAACCTTGGTGGCCAAGTGACGAAACAAACCAAACACGAAGCCCTCAAGAGTATCACCTAAAGCACAAGTGAGGAGACATCCGGAAGGGCATTCTGCACTTCCTTCCGCATCACCAGAACCAACAAACTGCTAATCATAACTGGCATTCAGGAACTTCAACAGTTCATTGCGCTTGCTCTCTGCTGCCTTATCTTCCTTAGTCTTCTCAAGCTTCATCATTATCTACAAATGAAGTAGGTCAAATGCAAGGATTCTTTTTTAAGAGAAACTGCACCTTCATCTAATTCTTTTCCTCACCTTTTTACCAGAGATTGCACTCCTTTGTGTcccttcttccttttctttgtcGCGTCCAAGAAACTGATCGATGAAATAGAAGGTGTCTAAAAGTGAGAAACACACCAAGTATGAGAATACCAAACCAATCATCTTATAGATTTATACCTTGGAAAGCTGGACAGGACCATCACCACCCTCGCTCTCTTTCTTCTGTATAGAGCTCCCGCGTTGAAGAGAACAGAACCAACCAACCGATAACCAACCAGCAAGCCAATCCACCATATTGTCACCCATTCACGAACCCCAGCTCCAATGCCAAAGAGCCAACCCAGAAACAGGCACAAAGAAATATAAGGACCTCTTGTGTTGAAGTATAAATGGTAAAATATACTTTTATCACCAACCATGTTATGTTATGTTAAGTCATCGTAAAAGGAAACAGTGTCTGAATAAATAGGAAATTTACCTCTTTGTGTTTACTCTTGTCTCGTCTATGGTGTCTATCTTTACTTCGCTCCCTCTCCCTAGACTGTCACATGAAGAAATACAAAGAGAGCCCAAAGACATATTAGATGCCTGCATATGAAAACCTCAATCAAGCACAAATCAAAGGACCAGTACCTTTCTTGACCTGCTGCTCTTCTTATGCTTCCGAGATCTGCCAGACGCCTCGCGGTCACTTTCATAGGAGCTTGTGCTGCTACAATGAGAATGAGATAGTTCAATATGACAATACCAGGGAGAACCTCACAGAAATACAAGTTTTTGCTTGCCAAAGATAATTTTTTCTTCGGTGGAGTCTGAAACACCAAAACAGCTTCTCCCTCCGTACCACTTACAATTTGGAAGCTCATTCAGGAAGCTCAGGCAAAACGTAATATTGATTGGTCACTTATTAATAGATTTGTTCAACAAATTATCCTAGTCGCTCCTAATAAGTGTCCCTAAATCGACTTCATCCATCTAACCATAAAACCGTCATTGGAAACACAGACTGCCACAGCTGCATTATGTAAACTATTTCAAATGTACTACTGCACAGTGCACACACTAAGAATTAGAGATAGGGGGATTTCAAGAGTGCTGACGAACACACCAAAATCCCAGGTTCTTGCCCAACATATCATTCACACCTTACCCTAACACATCTAGTACAATCCCATCCAAAACAACGTGGCCTCCAATTCCAAATCCCACATTCCATCAATCCAAACATGCGCATAAAA
This sequence is a window from Setaria italica strain Yugu1 chromosome III, Setaria_italica_v2.0, whole genome shotgun sequence. Protein-coding genes within it:
- the LOC101780913 gene encoding serine/threonine-protein kinase fray2 isoform X1, which gives rise to MARSPAASSSSYTDSTGSSSDSSSSASGSDRRRRHRHRSSRRKEGASSSSSALKARKDRRSRHKRRRRERDRRRSPSDDDGYSSTSSYESDREASGRSRKHKKSSRSRKSRERERSKDRHHRRDKSKHKEKKESEGGDGPVQLSKFLGRDKEKEEGTQRSAISGKKIMMKLEKTKEDKAAESKRNELLKFLNASYD
- the LOC101780913 gene encoding luc7-like protein 3 isoform X2, producing MARSPAASSSSYTDSTGSSSDSSSSASGSDRRRRHRHRSSRRKEGASSSSSALKARKDRRSRHKRRRRERDRRRSPSDDDGYSTSSYESDREASGRSRKHKKSSRSRKSRERERSKDRHHRRDKSKHKEKKESEGGDGPVQLSKFLGRDKEKEEGTQRSAISGKKIMMKLEKTKEDKAAESKRNELLKFLNASYD